A region of candidate division WOR-3 bacterium DNA encodes the following proteins:
- a CDS encoding disulfide reductase, with amino-acid sequence MKMKLPYYPGCTLYTKAKPLNTSLHASFNSLGVELDELTHWYCCGTTFILARDNRMSLIAPLRILAKAQQTNGKLLVPCSICYNTLKRANYILKQDKETLDIINEHLEESYDGLEEVVHPLEFLRDNLSLLKDKIKKDLKALKVGCYYGCLLLRPKEEVQFDDPESPTIFEDFVTAIGATPVDFPLKVECCGSYLVVNSPDAAIEVSYKVLKNAQGNGAQAVVTSCPLCHYNLDALQSKMKKTHPEFKEIPVFYFSQLLALALGVEEKNLGLEQNKVSPINLLKEHSLL; translated from the coding sequence ATGAAAATGAAGCTCCCATATTATCCAGGTTGTACCTTATATACAAAAGCAAAGCCTTTAAATACTTCTTTACATGCTTCCTTCAACAGTCTCGGAGTGGAACTCGACGAGCTCACTCATTGGTATTGCTGCGGTACCACGTTCATCCTGGCACGCGACAACCGGATGTCGTTGATCGCCCCTTTACGGATACTCGCCAAGGCGCAGCAGACCAATGGTAAACTCCTGGTTCCCTGCTCCATCTGTTATAACACGTTGAAGCGTGCGAATTACATATTGAAGCAGGATAAGGAGACACTTGATATAATCAACGAACATCTCGAAGAGTCCTATGACGGACTGGAAGAGGTCGTTCATCCGCTTGAGTTTTTAAGGGATAACCTCTCTCTTCTTAAGGATAAGATTAAGAAGGATTTGAAGGCGTTGAAGGTCGGTTGTTATTATGGTTGTCTTCTTCTCAGACCGAAAGAAGAAGTTCAATTCGATGATCCGGAATCGCCGACTATTTTCGAGGATTTTGTCACGGCTATCGGAGCGACCCCTGTTGATTTTCCCCTCAAGGTCGAGTGCTGTGGTTCTTATCTTGTCGTGAATTCACCGGATGCCGCGATCGAGGTGTCGTACAAAGTGCTTAAGAATGCACAGGGTAACGGCGCCCAGGCTGTCGTGACATCGTGTCCATTGTGCCATTATAACCTCGACGCCCTGCAGAGCAAAATGAAGAAGACACATCCCGAATTCAAAGAGATTCCTGTTTTTTATTTTTCACAGCTTCTCGCTCTCGCCCTTGGTGTGGAGGAAAAGAATTTAGGATTGGAACAAAATAAAGTTTCACCCATTAATTTATTGAAGGAGCACAGCTTACTATGA
- a CDS encoding ArsR family transcriptional regulator: protein MKIVEKKYRGSQVCRVLGYPIAYAITRMLLEKGPMSLDEIVKRVRRSKPTVCNHLAKLKLANIVRYDKQWRRTSYWIKYPEEVRQFMKICEKLVARTTRRLKKDY, encoded by the coding sequence ATGAAGATAGTAGAGAAGAAGTATCGTGGTTCGCAGGTATGTCGGGTTCTGGGGTATCCGATTGCCTATGCCATTACCAGAATGTTGTTGGAGAAGGGGCCGATGAGCCTCGATGAAATTGTGAAACGCGTGCGGCGTTCAAAGCCGACGGTTTGTAATCATCTGGCGAAATTGAAGTTGGCGAATATCGTACGTTATGACAAACAGTGGCGTAGAACGAGTTATTGGATCAAGTATCCTGAGGAGGTGAGACAGTTCATGAAGATTTGCGAAAAGCTGGTCGCACGGACGACCCGACGGTTGAAAAAGGATTATTGA
- a CDS encoding 4Fe-4S dicluster domain-containing protein has protein sequence MNKRISIDKNFVRRIEEISSQKLSDCYQCGRCTAGCPFAKFMDAPPNQVIRFMQLGFKDDVLNAEGPWFCAACLVCQTRCPRGVDIPRLMEAVRAIHLRAKEGLIDVSEIDKEFLMDAPPLALMSAFSKYSY, from the coding sequence ATGAATAAAAGAATATCAATTGATAAGAATTTTGTCCGAAGAATAGAAGAAATAAGCAGTCAGAAACTCTCTGATTGCTATCAGTGCGGTCGGTGCACAGCCGGTTGTCCGTTCGCCAAATTTATGGATGCACCGCCCAATCAGGTTATAAGATTTATGCAGTTGGGTTTTAAGGATGATGTCTTGAACGCAGAGGGTCCTTGGTTTTGTGCAGCCTGTCTTGTGTGTCAGACACGGTGCCCCCGAGGTGTCGACATTCCAAGATTGATGGAGGCGGTAAGGGCCATTCATCTACGTGCGAAAGAAGGATTGATCGACGTTTCTGAAATCGATAAAGAGTTTCTCATGGATGCACCGCCTCTCGCTTTGATGAGTGCATTCAGCAAATATTCTTATTAA
- a CDS encoding ATP-binding protein, translating into MNTLKGGSIMFYKRELQQEVTKYLADREAIIILGSRQVGKTTLLKMTMQDLKSSEKVYYLDLEDPRNLDIVEEGVDNLVEYITVQGASTRRRNYVFLDEIHYMKNPSRFIKLAVDHYSDKLKLICTGSSALGIKMKFHDALVGRKLLFTLYPLNFREFLIFKERPELAANLPTLPFSLKTDKTRFFMDDYLRYFYEFLIWGSYPRIVLENTYEKKEKLLAEIVSSYIYKDIRSLFDVPDITKFNKLVKVVARQIGSLVNVSEIARTVGISRNTVQNYLSILEGSFLIVSIPPYSKSVHIEVRKAKKIYWLDNGLRNYLIGDLSVSHSRGDIGFLLENVICAGLLKRMRSLDSLYYWRTKDRTEVDFVFKSGRRLIPIEVKISGRIHRGFTNFMKRYKIAFGFIAHLGGFTKGRVSTVPAFWLA; encoded by the coding sequence ATGAATACGTTAAAAGGAGGTTCTATTATGTTCTATAAACGCGAGTTACAGCAAGAAGTTACAAAATATTTGGCTGACCGAGAGGCGATAATCATTCTTGGCTCCCGCCAGGTTGGGAAAACAACTCTTTTGAAGATGACCATGCAGGATCTCAAAAGTTCTGAGAAAGTCTATTATTTGGATCTTGAGGATCCCCGAAATCTTGATATTGTCGAGGAAGGAGTCGACAATCTTGTTGAGTACATTACTGTGCAAGGTGCTTCTACCCGCCGAAGAAATTATGTTTTTCTTGACGAAATTCATTATATGAAAAATCCTTCGCGGTTTATTAAACTTGCTGTTGATCATTATTCAGATAAATTAAAACTTATATGTACGGGTTCATCAGCGCTGGGCATAAAGATGAAATTTCACGATGCTCTCGTAGGCAGGAAGTTATTGTTTACACTTTATCCTTTGAATTTTCGCGAGTTTCTCATTTTCAAAGAGAGGCCTGAACTGGCGGCGAATTTGCCGACATTGCCTTTCAGTTTAAAAACAGATAAAACTCGATTTTTTATGGATGATTATCTTAGATATTTTTATGAATTCCTTATCTGGGGTAGTTATCCAAGGATAGTTCTGGAAAACACTTATGAGAAAAAAGAGAAACTTCTTGCTGAGATTGTAAGTTCATATATTTATAAGGATATAAGAAGTCTCTTCGATGTCCCTGATATTACGAAATTTAACAAGCTGGTTAAGGTTGTGGCGAGGCAAATCGGTTCTCTTGTTAATGTTTCTGAAATTGCCAGAACCGTAGGAATATCAAGAAACACGGTTCAGAACTATTTATCGATTCTTGAGGGTTCGTTTCTGATAGTATCGATTCCTCCGTATTCGAAAAGTGTACATATTGAAGTTCGTAAGGCAAAAAAAATATACTGGCTTGATAATGGTCTTCGTAACTATCTTATCGGTGATTTATCTGTTTCTCATTCAAGAGGTGACATTGGTTTCCTGCTTGAAAATGTAATATGTGCAGGTTTACTTAAGAGGATGAGATCCTTGGATAGTCTCTATTATTGGAGAACAAAAGACAGAACCGAGGTGGATTTTGTATTTAAGAGCGGCAGACGTCTAATACCAATTGAGGTTAAAATCAGCGGCCGGATTCATCGAGGTTTCACAAATTTTATGAAGCGATATAAAATCGCCTTCGGATTTATTGCTCATCTTGGTGGTTTTACAAAAGGACGCGTTTCTACTGTTCCTGCTTTTTGGTTAGCTTAA
- a CDS encoding ArsR family transcriptional regulator: LEKGPMSLDEIVKRVRRSKPTVCNHLAKLKLANIVRYDKQWRRTSYWIKYPEEVRQFMKICEKLVARTTRRLKKDY; the protein is encoded by the coding sequence GTTGGAGAAGGGGCCGATGAGCCTCGATGAAATTGTGAAACGCGTGCGGCGTTCAAAGCCGACGGTTTGTAATCATCTGGCGAAATTGAAGTTGGCGAATATCGTACGTTATGACAAACAGTGGCGTAGAACGAGTTATTGGATCAAGTATCCTGAGGAGGTGAGACAGTTCATGAAGATTTGCGAAAAGCTGGTGGCACGGACGACCCGACGGTTGAAAAAGGATTATTGA
- a CDS encoding DUF86 domain-containing protein encodes MRNYHHFVQDIITACEKIVRFVENMDFEQFSKDEKTVDAVIRNLEIIGEATRKIPDSVKERYNNIDWPAIIGMRNIIIHEYFGVDLEEIWKTIKEDIPALKLSVKKLLSN; translated from the coding sequence TTGAGGAATTACCATCATTTTGTTCAAGATATTATTACTGCATGCGAGAAGATTGTTAGGTTTGTCGAGAATATGGATTTTGAACAGTTTTCAAAAGACGAAAAGACCGTTGATGCCGTTATCCGTAATTTAGAGATAATCGGTGAGGCAACAAGGAAAATACCTGATTCAGTGAAAGAAAGATACAACAATATCGATTGGCCGGCAATAATCGGAATGAGGAATATTATAATTCATGAATATTTTGGTGTAGATCTGGAAGAGATCTGGAAGACCATTAAAGAGGATATTCCCGCATTAAAATTATCAGTTAAAAAGCTGCTTAGTAATTAA
- a CDS encoding nucleotidyl transferase AbiEii/AbiGii toxin family protein produces the protein MGKHPWRIWLLKSMLTIEKIRELTKKYQTNEHNVIREYVQHLCLSALYKHREAGNLLFKGGTALRMIYHSPRFSEDLDFTGRFYHFQDVEKLFLNTLVEVEQSGIMVELKEAKKTSGGFLGIIEYHLYDHTGTIFFEISLRKPKKKSRESEVVTIASEFTIPYTVVQLSTLDLVSEKVQAVTTRAKPRDYYDLYFILRHNFLSKLVDKGMFAVILNQLEGKKIDFRKELQHLLPVSHHRILKNFSETLEKEINSYL, from the coding sequence ATGGGAAAACATCCCTGGAGGATTTGGTTACTGAAATCTATGCTGACTATCGAAAAAATAAGAGAACTCACTAAGAAGTACCAGACGAATGAGCACAATGTCATCCGTGAATATGTGCAGCATCTGTGTCTATCTGCTCTTTACAAACATCGCGAAGCAGGAAATCTGCTTTTTAAGGGTGGTACAGCATTAAGGATGATTTATCATAGCCCACGTTTTTCTGAAGATCTTGATTTTACGGGCCGTTTTTACCATTTTCAGGATGTCGAAAAGTTATTTTTAAATACGCTTGTTGAGGTTGAACAAAGCGGGATTATGGTGGAGTTGAAGGAGGCGAAGAAAACCTCTGGTGGATTTCTGGGGATAATAGAATATCATCTATACGACCATACAGGTACGATATTTTTTGAGATATCGTTGAGAAAACCGAAAAAGAAGAGCAGAGAGAGTGAAGTGGTTACCATCGCGAGTGAATTCACGATTCCTTATACCGTTGTTCAGTTATCGACGCTGGACCTGGTTTCTGAAAAAGTCCAAGCTGTTACCACCAGGGCGAAGCCAAGAGATTATTATGATCTATATTTTATATTAAGGCATAATTTCTTGAGTAAATTGGTTGATAAAGGGATGTTCGCAGTCATTTTGAACCAGCTCGAGGGTAAGAAAATTGATTTTCGAAAAGAACTTCAGCATCTTTTACCGGTCAGTCACCATCGTATTTTGAAAAATTTTTCCGAGACATTGGAGAAAGAAATTAATTCGTATCTGTAA